Proteins encoded by one window of Halobacteriovoraceae bacterium:
- a CDS encoding F0F1 ATP synthase subunit delta, producing MKVENVTKAYAKSLYELGKEATIDVAKELTELTEIINENNDLETALFLDLFTIEEKSGVLNDVCKKLNLSTLTTNFLSFLNQEKRLGILPMIYKNLIVIDDHHRGFLKGVIEGNSEGVESEFQQKITSYLSKELGKSIELSYQKSDKITAGYRVTVEDLQLDASIDNQLKQFKKTVLNS from the coding sequence GTGAAAGTTGAAAATGTAACGAAGGCCTATGCAAAGTCTTTGTACGAATTGGGAAAGGAAGCAACCATCGATGTTGCAAAAGAACTGACAGAGCTTACAGAAATCATTAATGAAAATAATGATCTTGAAACTGCTTTATTTCTAGATTTATTTACAATCGAAGAAAAATCTGGCGTCTTAAATGACGTTTGCAAAAAACTGAATTTATCTACACTTACTACTAATTTTCTGAGCTTTCTCAATCAAGAAAAACGACTTGGTATTTTACCAATGATCTATAAAAATCTCATCGTGATAGATGATCATCACCGAGGATTTTTAAAGGGTGTTATAGAAGGCAATTCAGAGGGTGTCGAATCTGAGTTTCAGCAAAAAATAACTTCTTATCTCTCTAAAGAATTAGGAAAATCAATTGAATTAAGTTATCAAAAATCAGACAAAATTACTGCTGGCTATAGGGTGACAGTTGAAGATCTTCAATTAGATGCTTCTATAGATAATCAATTAAAACAATTTAAGAAAACAGTATTGAATTCGTAA
- a CDS encoding F0F1 ATP synthase subunit alpha — MSIRPEEITSIIKQRISNFESKLQVDEVGTVLTIGDGVARVFGLKNAMAGELVEFDTGTKGMVLNLETSNVGVAVLADDHKIKEGSTVKRTNEIVSVPVGDALLGRTVNAIGEPIDGLGEIKSDKSAQVEVKAPGIIARKSVHEPLQTGIKAIDSMIPIGRGQRELIIGDRKTGKTAIAIDTIINQKGKDVVCVYVAVGQKNSTVRLVQQRLKEAGALDYTIIVNASASQPAPLQFIAPYTGCAMAEYYRDNGKHALIIYDDLTKQAQAYRQMSLLLRRPPGREAFPGDVFYLHSRLLERAAKLSDKLGAGSLTALPVIETQEGDVSAYIPTNVISITDGQIFLESDLFYSGIRPAVNVGLSVSRVGGSAQIKAMKKVAGTLRLDLAQYRELQAFAAFGSDLDDATRKTLARGERLVELLKQGQYKPVDVIDQVVAIFAATNGFFDIVPTSEIRKVEADLLELLNSKHSSLMEVLRAEKAISDTTKAQLEEVIKNFLATKSF, encoded by the coding sequence ATGTCGATAAGACCTGAAGAAATTACAAGTATTATAAAACAAAGAATTTCTAACTTTGAATCGAAGCTCCAAGTTGATGAAGTTGGAACCGTTTTAACAATTGGAGATGGTGTTGCTAGAGTTTTCGGTTTGAAAAATGCAATGGCCGGAGAGCTCGTTGAATTTGATACAGGTACAAAGGGAATGGTTCTAAACCTTGAAACAAGTAACGTAGGTGTTGCTGTACTTGCAGATGATCATAAAATTAAAGAAGGTTCTACTGTTAAAAGAACTAATGAAATTGTTTCTGTTCCAGTTGGTGATGCATTACTTGGTAGAACAGTTAATGCTATTGGTGAGCCGATTGATGGTCTTGGTGAAATTAAATCAGACAAATCTGCACAAGTTGAAGTTAAGGCCCCGGGAATTATTGCTAGAAAATCAGTTCACGAACCCTTACAAACAGGTATTAAGGCAATCGATTCTATGATTCCGATTGGTAGAGGACAGCGTGAACTTATCATCGGGGATAGAAAAACTGGAAAAACAGCAATTGCAATAGATACAATTATTAATCAAAAAGGCAAAGATGTCGTTTGCGTATACGTTGCTGTTGGACAGAAAAACTCCACAGTTAGACTCGTTCAGCAAAGATTGAAAGAGGCCGGAGCTTTAGATTATACGATAATTGTAAATGCTTCAGCATCTCAACCTGCTCCTCTTCAGTTTATAGCTCCCTATACAGGTTGTGCAATGGCAGAATATTATAGAGATAACGGTAAACACGCATTGATAATCTATGATGACTTAACAAAACAGGCCCAGGCCTATAGACAGATGTCACTTCTTCTTAGAAGACCTCCAGGTCGTGAAGCATTCCCTGGTGACGTATTTTACCTTCACTCTAGACTACTGGAAAGAGCGGCTAAACTTTCTGATAAACTCGGAGCTGGTTCACTCACTGCTCTGCCAGTAATTGAAACTCAAGAAGGCGATGTTTCCGCTTATATACCTACAAACGTTATCTCAATTACTGATGGACAAATTTTCCTTGAGTCAGATTTATTTTATTCTGGTATTCGACCAGCTGTAAACGTTGGTCTTTCTGTTTCAAGAGTTGGTGGTTCTGCACAAATTAAAGCAATGAAAAAAGTAGCTGGTACTCTCAGACTAGATCTTGCTCAATATAGAGAGCTTCAAGCATTTGCTGCATTTGGTTCAGATTTAGATGATGCTACTCGAAAAACTTTGGCCAGAGGAGAGAGACTTGTTGAATTGCTAAAACAAGGTCAGTACAAACCAGTTGATGTTATTGATCAAGTTGTTGCAATTTTTGCAGCTACTAATGGTTTCTTTGATATTGTTCCTACTTCTGAAATCAGAAAAGTGGAAGCAGATCTGTTAGAATTACTCAACAGTAAACATTCTTCGCTAATGGAAG